A genomic stretch from Paraburkholderia dioscoreae includes:
- a CDS encoding M15 family metallopeptidase, with protein sequence MIAVVLLAYFAVAVVIAAMLLLPAVRASLLGAALTIHGRVMRGASRSASRARGQLARSAKISQSTAVDMQKLLVKRRLLIFTTAGILATPPLVALALRGRQLFQFDDTARVPDEKIAALLKGEQLVPPPPLPPEVFATREVEQIRPALKDASRDWNLLDADFRTRLLLVYKIMHEQYGYEMALLEGYRSPERQNRLAQMGGNVTNAAAFQSYHQYGLAADNAFLRDGELVISEKDPWAMRGYQLYGQTAEQVGLTWGGRWKMMDLGHVEYHKPGFVLGRGH encoded by the coding sequence TTGATTGCCGTAGTACTTCTTGCCTATTTCGCCGTCGCCGTCGTGATCGCCGCAATGCTGCTATTGCCGGCGGTCCGCGCCTCTTTATTAGGCGCCGCACTTACTATTCATGGTCGCGTTATGCGCGGAGCATCGCGTAGTGCATCGCGCGCACGTGGCCAATTAGCACGCTCGGCAAAAATTTCGCAATCGACAGCAGTCGATATGCAAAAGTTACTGGTAAAGCGGCGCTTGCTGATTTTTACCACGGCAGGTATTCTTGCCACGCCTCCATTGGTGGCATTGGCTTTACGTGGTCGGCAATTATTCCAATTCGATGACACTGCGCGCGTACCGGACGAGAAAATTGCCGCGTTATTGAAGGGCGAACAGCTCGTACCCCCGCCGCCGCTACCGCCGGAGGTATTCGCCACGCGGGAAGTCGAGCAGATCCGGCCCGCGCTAAAAGACGCGAGCCGCGACTGGAATCTGCTCGACGCTGATTTCAGAACCCGTTTATTGCTCGTCTACAAAATCATGCACGAGCAATATGGCTATGAAATGGCTTTGCTGGAAGGTTATCGCAGTCCTGAGCGGCAAAACCGCCTGGCGCAAATGGGGGGCAACGTCACTAATGCCGCGGCGTTTCAAAGCTACCATCAATACGGTCTCGCCGCGGACAATGCGTTTTTGCGCGACGGCGAGCTGGTCATTTCAGAAAAAGACCCTTGGGCCATGCGAGGTTATCAGTTATACGGACAGACAGCGGAACAGGTCGGTCTTACGTGGGGTGGCCGCTGGAAAATGATGGATCTTGGGCACGTCGAATATCACAAACCCGGCTTCGTCCTCGGGCGCGGTCATTAA
- a CDS encoding LysR family transcriptional regulator: protein MIDRITAMRTFIRIVDTNSFTRAAESLNIPRATATTIVQNLEALLGTALLARTTRRLSVTPEGAAYYERCAQILADIDEMEASIRHATDNLTGRLRIEMPGAVASTIVLPALDDFHTRYPNLDLAIGISNRTVDLISEAIDCSIQLGELPDSNLVARQLGTLEHVTCASPAYLARYGTPTDLDDLRGHVAVNCMSPHNGREVDFDFEVDGDAQNVKVKGFVKVSDEQAYLTCGLQGLGLIQPARIAAQPYLDSGLLREVLPQWKPVPMPVSVAYVKNRRVSPRVRAFVDWLAELFEKAEHVDQDLSRVRQLLRGLHPA from the coding sequence GTGATCGACAGAATAACCGCAATGCGCACATTCATCCGAATCGTGGACACCAACAGCTTCACCCGCGCAGCGGAATCATTAAACATTCCGCGCGCCACGGCGACCACCATCGTCCAGAATCTGGAAGCGCTACTAGGCACCGCCCTCCTCGCCCGTACCACGCGGCGTCTAAGCGTCACACCAGAAGGCGCGGCCTACTACGAACGCTGCGCGCAAATCCTCGCCGACATCGACGAAATGGAAGCCAGCATCCGTCACGCCACGGATAACCTGACAGGCCGTCTACGCATCGAAATGCCGGGCGCCGTAGCCAGCACCATCGTCCTGCCGGCACTGGACGATTTTCACACACGCTACCCAAACCTCGATCTCGCCATCGGCATCAGCAACCGCACAGTCGATCTGATCTCCGAAGCAATCGACTGCAGCATCCAGCTAGGCGAATTGCCGGATTCCAATCTGGTCGCGCGCCAACTCGGCACCCTCGAACACGTGACCTGCGCAAGTCCGGCCTACCTGGCCCGCTACGGCACGCCCACGGACCTCGACGATTTGCGTGGACACGTCGCCGTCAATTGCATGTCCCCGCATAATGGGCGCGAAGTGGACTTCGACTTCGAAGTGGATGGCGACGCGCAAAACGTCAAGGTAAAAGGGTTCGTCAAAGTCAGCGACGAGCAGGCCTATCTCACCTGCGGCCTGCAAGGCCTCGGCCTGATCCAGCCCGCCCGGATCGCCGCGCAACCCTATCTGGACTCAGGCCTCTTGCGCGAAGTCCTGCCGCAATGGAAGCCGGTGCCCATGCCGGTCTCGGTCGCATACGTGAAGAATCGCCGCGTGTCGCCGCGCGTGCGCGCGTTTGTCGACTGGCTGGCAGAGTTGTTCGAAAAAGCGGAGCACGTCGATCAGGATCTCTCGCGTGTCCGTCAGTTGCTGCGCGGCCTGCATCCCGCCTGA
- a CDS encoding NAD(P)-dependent alcohol dehydrogenase: protein MSTTYAYAATDATAPLAPFEIQRRELRAHDVQMEVLFCGVCHSDLHQARNEWKNTVFPVVPGHEIVGRVTAVGPDVTKHKVGDLVGVGCLVDSCRTCASCEEGLEQYCENGFVGTYNGVDRVDGQITYGGYSTQLVVDEEFTLSVPDNLDPAGVAPLLCAGITTYSPLRTWGAGPGKKVGIVGLGGLGHMGVKLAHAMGAHVVLFTTSPSKIEDAKRLGAHEVVISKNAEEMEAHLNSFDFILNTVAAQHDLNPFLNLLKRDGTMTLVGAPEHDHPSPQVFNLIFKRRRLAGSLIGGIAETQEMLDFCGEHGITSDIEVIPMQGINEAYERMLKSDVKYRFVIDLDSLRK, encoded by the coding sequence ATGAGCACGACTTATGCCTATGCAGCGACCGACGCCACCGCGCCGCTCGCCCCGTTCGAAATCCAGCGCCGCGAACTTCGCGCCCATGACGTGCAGATGGAAGTTCTGTTTTGCGGCGTGTGCCATTCCGACTTGCATCAGGCACGCAACGAATGGAAGAACACGGTTTTTCCGGTGGTGCCGGGCCACGAAATCGTGGGCCGCGTAACCGCGGTCGGCCCGGACGTGACGAAGCACAAGGTCGGCGATCTGGTCGGCGTTGGCTGTCTGGTCGATTCGTGCCGTACGTGTGCGAGTTGCGAGGAAGGACTTGAGCAGTATTGCGAGAACGGATTTGTCGGCACGTATAACGGTGTCGACCGGGTAGACGGTCAGATCACTTACGGCGGCTATTCCACGCAACTCGTCGTGGACGAAGAGTTCACGCTGAGCGTGCCGGACAATCTCGACCCTGCCGGCGTGGCGCCGCTGCTGTGCGCGGGTATCACGACGTATTCGCCGCTGCGCACCTGGGGTGCGGGTCCTGGCAAGAAAGTCGGCATTGTGGGCCTTGGCGGCCTGGGTCATATGGGCGTGAAGCTCGCGCATGCGATGGGTGCGCATGTCGTGCTGTTCACCACGTCGCCGTCGAAGATCGAGGATGCGAAGCGCTTGGGTGCGCATGAGGTGGTGATTTCGAAGAATGCCGAAGAGATGGAAGCGCATTTGAACAGCTTCGATTTCATTCTGAATACGGTGGCTGCGCAGCATGATCTGAATCCGTTTTTGAATCTGCTCAAGCGTGATGGGACGATGACGCTGGTCGGCGCGCCCGAGCATGATCATCCGTCGCCGCAGGTGTTCAATCTGATTTTCAAGCGTCGCCGGTTGGCTGGGTCGCTGATTGGTGGAATTGCCGAGACGCAGGAAATGCTGGATTTCTGCGGCGAGCATGGGATTACTTCGGATATCGAGGTGATTCCTATGCAGGGGATTAATGAGGCTTATGAACGGATGCTGAAGAGTGATGTCAAGTATCGGTTTGTGATTGATCTGGATTCCTTGCGGAAGTAA
- a CDS encoding AraC family transcriptional regulator: MSTRSVEPVPADPAQQRVVELFDALAPNPGFTRTSLEGVNLMRANSPMPRMPVMYEPSIVIVCQGRKRGFLGDQVFQYDAQQYLVLSVPLPFECETEASLEEPFLAISVRVDLTMVAELLMALNETQGAAQNEPVGIYSTPLDPALCNAVQRLMEALASPLDARILAPGVVREICYRVLTGEQGDAIRAALTHQNHFGRIAKALRRIHADYHGELDVDTLASEAGMSLAVFHAQFKAVTATSPMQYVKTTRLHHARLLMVQDGLNAGAAAARVGYESASQFSREFKRLFGLSPVDEVKRMRTLYDAPPPRVVKPVARYVTAV, from the coding sequence ATGTCAACCCGATCAGTTGAACCCGTTCCGGCCGATCCCGCCCAGCAGCGTGTGGTCGAATTATTCGACGCGCTCGCGCCCAATCCGGGCTTCACGCGCACGAGTCTCGAAGGCGTCAACCTGATGCGCGCAAATAGTCCCATGCCGCGTATGCCGGTCATGTACGAGCCGAGCATCGTGATTGTCTGCCAGGGCCGCAAGCGCGGCTTTCTCGGCGATCAGGTGTTCCAGTACGACGCGCAGCAGTATCTGGTGCTTTCTGTGCCCTTGCCGTTCGAATGCGAGACCGAGGCGAGCCTGGAAGAGCCGTTCCTCGCCATCTCGGTGCGTGTCGATCTCACCATGGTGGCCGAATTGCTGATGGCGTTGAACGAGACCCAGGGCGCCGCGCAGAACGAACCCGTCGGCATCTATTCGACGCCGCTCGATCCGGCGCTATGCAATGCGGTGCAGCGCCTGATGGAAGCGCTGGCTTCGCCGCTCGACGCACGCATTCTCGCGCCTGGCGTGGTGCGGGAGATCTGTTATCGCGTGCTGACGGGCGAGCAGGGCGACGCGATTCGCGCGGCGCTCACGCATCAGAATCATTTCGGCCGCATTGCCAAGGCATTGAGGCGGATTCATGCCGATTACCACGGCGAACTCGACGTCGATACGCTCGCGTCGGAAGCAGGCATGAGCCTCGCCGTGTTTCATGCGCAGTTCAAAGCCGTCACGGCTACCTCGCCAATGCAATACGTGAAGACCACGCGCTTGCATCACGCGCGTTTGCTGATGGTGCAGGATGGTTTGAATGCGGGTGCGGCGGCTGCGCGAGTCGGTTATGAAAGCGCGTCGCAATTCAGCCGCGAGTTCAAGCGCCTGTTCGGGCTGAGCCCGGTCGACGAGGTCAAGCGCATGCGCACCCTTTACGATGCGCCGCCGCCGCGCGTGGTCAAGCCGGTGGCGCGTTACGTCACCGCCGTGTGA
- a CDS encoding molybdopterin-dependent oxidoreductase: MSTSERNGDARKSRIVLADHQPQIERLQRRLFLRSSLSIGALAMLSGCNMQDGDSVDKVLWAMSHWNDRVQGWLFDRNKLAPTYSARQITDPFPFNAFYPEFDAPDIDGSTYQLEVSGLVSDKRSWNLDQLRALPQVSQITRHICIEGWSAIGQWRGVPFRTFLERVGADLSARYVGFKCADRYYSSLDMATALHPQTQLTLDFRNEPLPAKYGYPLKLRVPTKLGFKNPKHIAAIFVTNTNPGGYWEDQGYNWFSGL; the protein is encoded by the coding sequence ATGAGCACATCCGAACGCAACGGCGACGCCCGCAAATCCCGCATCGTCCTCGCCGATCATCAGCCGCAAATCGAACGGCTGCAACGGCGCCTGTTCTTGCGCTCGTCGCTCTCCATTGGCGCACTGGCGATGCTCTCCGGCTGCAACATGCAGGACGGCGATTCGGTCGACAAGGTGCTCTGGGCCATGTCGCACTGGAACGATCGCGTGCAGGGCTGGCTGTTCGACCGCAACAAGCTGGCGCCGACCTACTCGGCGCGCCAAATCACCGACCCATTCCCGTTCAACGCGTTTTATCCGGAGTTCGACGCACCGGATATCGACGGCTCGACGTATCAACTGGAAGTCTCGGGACTCGTGTCGGACAAGCGCAGCTGGAACCTCGATCAGTTGCGCGCGTTGCCGCAGGTTTCGCAGATCACGCGCCACATCTGCATTGAAGGATGGAGCGCGATAGGACAATGGCGCGGCGTGCCGTTTCGCACGTTTCTGGAACGCGTCGGCGCCGATCTGAGCGCGCGCTATGTCGGCTTCAAATGCGCGGATCGCTATTACTCCAGTCTCGACATGGCAACGGCATTGCATCCGCAGACGCAGCTCACACTCGATTTTCGCAATGAGCCGTTGCCGGCCAAATACGGCTATCCGCTGAAATTGCGCGTGCCGACCAAACTCGGCTTCAAGAATCCCAAGCACATCGCGGCGATCTTCGTGACGAACACGAATCCCGGCGGCTATTGGGAAGACCAGGGCTACAACTGGTTCAGCGGGCTGTAA
- a CDS encoding cytochrome b/b6 domain-containing protein, with protein MPEPQKRQLVHPLVVRITHWINAFAMVCMVMSGWAIYNASPFFPFRFPVWATVGGWLGGSIAWHFAAMWLLCANGLLYFAYGLGRGHFRRKLLPVHPRDVIHDASLALRFRLPHDTGKYNAVQRALYLLVLCLGVLLVASGLSIWKPVQFSWLTALFGGFDFARRVHFIAMAGVVGFVVVHLALVLLVPRTLLPMLTGRAPRAAHEGGRA; from the coding sequence ATGCCAGAACCGCAAAAGCGCCAGCTTGTTCACCCGCTCGTCGTGCGCATCACGCACTGGATCAACGCATTTGCGATGGTCTGCATGGTGATGAGCGGCTGGGCCATCTATAACGCGTCGCCCTTTTTCCCGTTCAGATTTCCGGTGTGGGCGACTGTTGGCGGATGGCTCGGCGGCTCGATCGCCTGGCATTTCGCCGCAATGTGGCTGCTGTGCGCGAACGGACTGCTGTACTTCGCGTATGGCCTCGGACGTGGCCATTTCCGGCGCAAGCTGTTGCCGGTTCATCCGCGCGACGTGATACATGACGCAAGCCTCGCGCTGCGGTTCCGGTTGCCGCACGATACCGGCAAATATAACGCGGTGCAGCGTGCGCTGTATCTGCTCGTACTCTGCCTTGGCGTGTTGCTGGTCGCATCGGGGTTATCCATCTGGAAGCCGGTGCAATTCTCCTGGCTCACCGCGCTATTCGGCGGCTTCGATTTCGCACGGCGCGTGCACTTCATCGCGATGGCGGGCGTGGTCGGCTTCGTGGTCGTGCATCTGGCGCTGGTACTACTGGTGCCGCGCACCTTGCTGCCCATGCTGACCGGTCGCGCACCGCGCGCAGCCCATGAAGGGGGCCGGGCATGA